The following coding sequences lie in one Mycobacterium sp. Z3061 genomic window:
- a CDS encoding cytochrome bc complex cytochrome b subunit produces MTAHAIDSRFHPSATLRRQLNKVFPTHWSFLLGEIALYSFIVLLITGVYLTLFFDPSMAEVTYHGVYQPLRGVEMSRSYESALNISFEVRGGLFVRQVHHWAALMFAASIMVHLARVFFTGAFRRPREANWVIGSLLLILTMFEGYFGYSLPDDLLSGIGLRAALSSITLGLPVIGTWLHWGLFGGDFPGTVLIPRLYALHVLLIPGLLLALIGVHVALVWFQKHTQFPGPGRTEHNVVGVRVMPTFAVKSGAFFASIVGVLGLMGGLLQINPIWNLGPYKPSQVAAGSQPDFYMMWPDGLQRLLPAWELYIGHHTVPATVWVALLMGLVFVLLIVYPFLEKRFTGDYAHHNLLQRARDVPVRTAIGAMAISFYLVLTLAAMNDIIAFTFHISLNATTWIGRIGMVILPPLVYFIAYRWAVGLQRSDRAVLEHGVETGIIRRLPHGAYIELHQPLGGPIPLSYQGAPLPKRMNKLGSGGSPGSGGLLLADPVTEDSALREAGRRAHQRALAALRDANS; encoded by the coding sequence ATGACGGCCCATGCCATTGACTCCCGCTTCCATCCGTCGGCGACGCTGCGCCGTCAGCTCAACAAGGTGTTCCCCACGCACTGGTCATTCCTGCTCGGCGAGATCGCGCTGTACAGCTTCATCGTGCTGCTGATCACCGGCGTGTACTTGACGTTGTTCTTCGACCCGTCGATGGCGGAGGTGACCTACCACGGCGTCTATCAGCCGCTGCGCGGCGTGGAGATGTCGCGGTCCTACGAGTCGGCGCTGAACATCTCCTTCGAAGTCCGCGGAGGGTTGTTCGTCCGCCAGGTCCACCACTGGGCGGCGCTGATGTTCGCCGCGTCGATCATGGTGCACCTGGCGCGGGTGTTCTTCACCGGCGCGTTCCGGCGCCCGCGTGAGGCGAACTGGGTGATCGGGTCGCTGTTGCTGATCCTGACGATGTTCGAGGGCTACTTCGGCTACTCGCTGCCGGACGACCTGCTCTCCGGCATCGGTCTGCGCGCAGCGCTGTCGTCAATCACGCTGGGATTGCCGGTGATTGGCACTTGGCTGCACTGGGGACTGTTCGGCGGTGACTTCCCCGGCACGGTCCTGATTCCGCGGTTGTACGCGCTGCACGTACTGCTGATCCCAGGGCTGCTGCTGGCTCTCATCGGGGTGCACGTGGCGCTGGTGTGGTTTCAGAAGCACACCCAGTTCCCGGGTCCGGGCCGTACCGAGCACAACGTGGTCGGCGTACGGGTGATGCCGACGTTCGCGGTCAAGTCCGGTGCCTTCTTCGCGTCCATCGTCGGTGTGCTGGGCCTGATGGGCGGGCTGCTGCAGATCAACCCGATCTGGAACCTGGGACCCTACAAGCCATCTCAGGTGGCGGCGGGTTCGCAGCCGGACTTCTACATGATGTGGCCGGACGGCTTGCAGCGACTGTTGCCGGCCTGGGAGCTGTACATCGGGCACCACACGGTGCCGGCGACGGTCTGGGTGGCCCTGCTCATGGGGCTGGTCTTCGTGCTGCTGATCGTCTATCCGTTCCTGGAGAAGCGGTTCACCGGTGACTACGCGCACCACAATCTCTTGCAGCGCGCGCGGGATGTGCCGGTGCGCACCGCAATCGGCGCCATGGCGATCAGCTTCTACCTGGTCCTCACCCTGGCGGCGATGAACGACATCATCGCCTTCACGTTTCACATCTCGTTGAATGCGACGACGTGGATCGGGCGTATCGGCATGGTGATCCTGCCGCCGCTGGTGTATTTCATCGCCTACCGGTGGGCCGTGGGCCTGCAGCGCAGTGATCGCGCGGTGCTGGAACACGGCGTGGAGACCGGCATCATCAGGCGGCTGCCGCACGGCGCCTACATCGAGTTGCACCAGCCGCTCGGCGGGCCAATTCCGTTGAGCTATCAGGGCGCACCGCTGCCGAAGCGAATGAACAAGCTGGGCTCCGGCGGCTCACCCGGCAGCGGCGGCCTGTTGCTGGCGGATCCGGTGACCGAGGACTCGGCGTTGCGCGAGGCGGGTCGGCGGGCCCACCAGCGTGCTTTGGCCGCATTGCGTGACGCAAACAGCTAG
- a CDS encoding holo-ACP synthase: protein MGIVGIGIDLVSIPDFAEQVDQPGTVFAETFTPGERRDASDKSSSAARHLAARWAAKEAVIKAWSGSRFAQRPVLPEDIHRDIEVVTDMWGRPRVRLSGEIAKHLADVTIHVSLTHEADTAAAVAILETS from the coding sequence ATGGGAATCGTCGGAATCGGGATTGACCTTGTCTCCATACCTGATTTCGCCGAACAGGTGGACCAGCCGGGAACGGTGTTCGCGGAGACCTTCACTCCGGGTGAGCGCCGCGACGCCTCGGACAAGAGTTCGTCGGCGGCGCGTCACCTGGCGGCCCGTTGGGCGGCCAAGGAGGCGGTGATCAAGGCGTGGTCGGGGTCCCGGTTCGCCCAGCGGCCGGTGTTGCCGGAGGACATCCACCGCGACATCGAGGTGGTCACCGACATGTGGGGCCGCCCGCGGGTCCGGTTGAGCGGTGAGATCGCCAAGCATCTGGCCGACGTGACCATCCATGTCTCGCTGACCCACGAAGCCGACACGGCAGCCGCGGTCGCGATCCTGGAGACCTCTTAG
- a CDS encoding polyketide synthase, which produces MTIHEHDRVSADRDGSGPHNAHALVDRLAAGEPYAVAFGGQGSAWLETLEELVSGAGIEPELSELVGEVQLLLEPVAKELVVVRPIGFEPLQWVRALAAEDTVPSEKHLTSAAVSIPGVLLTQIAAIRALARQGMDLAETPPVALAGHSAGVLAVEALKAGGARDVELLAMGQLIGAAGTLVARRRGISVLGDRPPMVSVTNADPQRISQLLDEFAQDVRTVLPPVLSIRNGRRSVVITGTPEQLSRFELYCQQISEKEEADRKNKVRGGDVFAPVFDPVKVEVGFHTPRLSDGIDIVGRWAEKVGLDVELACHLANAILVRKVDWVDEIAKVNDAGARWILDLGPGDILTRLTAPVIRGLGIGIVPAATRGGQRNLFTVGATPEVARAWSSYAPTVVRLPDGRVKLSTKFTRLTGRSPILLAGMTPTTVDAKIVAAAANAGHWAELAGGGQVTEEIFAARVAELSGLLEPGRTYQFNALFLDPYLWKLQLGGKRLVQKARQSGAAIDGVVVSAGIPDLEEAVELIEELNDIGISHVVFKPGTIEQIRSVIRIATEVPTRPVIMHVEGGRAGGHHSWEDLDDLLLATYSELRSRANITVCVGGGIGTPERAADYLSGRWAQDYGFPLMPIDGILVGTAAMATLEATTSPSVKQMLVETGGTDQWISAGKAQGGMASSRSQLGADIHEIDNSASRCGQLLDEVAGDADAVAERRDEIIAAMAKTAKPYFGDVADMTYLQWLRRYVELAIGEGDSTADTAAPGSPWLADTWRDRFAEMLKRAEARLHAQDFGPIETQFADPALLEDPERAVATLIAHYPDAETVQLHPADVPFFISLCKTLGKPVNFVPVIDKDVRRWWRSDSLWQAHDARYDADQVCIIPGPAAVAGITRLDEPVGELLDRFEQAAIDEVLGSGAEPQDVTARRLGRADIRGPLAVVLDAPDVLWAGRTTINPVHRIAEPGDWQVHENRTATHTSTGSRLQVTADGVTLSVPVSGTWIDIQFTLPANTVDGGIPVVSTENATAAMRSVLAIAAGADGPESLPEVVDGTATLTVDWDPERVADHTGVTATFGEPLAPSLTTVPDALVGHCWPAVFAAIGAAVTDTGVPVVEGLLSLVHLDHAVRLAGQLPKEPAQLTIAATASDATDTDMGRVVPVTVTVTASDGGAVATLEERFAILGRTGTAELTDPARAGGAVSENATDTPRRRRRDVTLGAPVDMRPFAEVSGDHNPIHTDKAAALLAGLESPIVHGMWLSAAAQHAVTATDGQARPPARLIGWTARFLGMVRPGDEVEFRVDRVGIDQGAEVLEVAARIGSDLVMSATARLASPKTVYAFPGQGIQHKGMGMDVRARSKAARKVWDEADRFTRDTLGFSVLHVVRDNPTSIIASGVHYHHPDGVLFLTQFTQVAMATVAAAQVAEMREQGAFVETAITCGHSVGEYTALACVSGVFELDALLEAVFHRGSKMHDIVPRDELGRSNYRLAAIRPSQIDLPDDEVTDFVAGIAERTGEFLEIVNFNLRGSQYAIAGTVRGLEALEAEVERRREITGGKRSFILVPGIDVPFHSRVLRVGVAEFRRSLERLMPRDKDPDVIIGRYIPNLVPRPFTLDRDFIQEIRDLVPAEPLDEILADYDTWRNERPRDLARKVLIELLAWQFASPVRWIETQDLLFIEEAAGGLGVERFVEIGVKTAPTVAGLATNTLKLPEYAHSTIEVLNAERDAAVLFATDTDPEPEDEVVEEASADVPASEAAPAAPAEAPAAPSGGPRPDDIGFDAADATLALIAISAKMRLDQIEPLDSIESITDGASSRRNQLLVDLGSELNLGAIDGAAEADLAGLRAQVTKLARTYKPFGPVLSDAINDQLRTVLGPSGKRPAAIAERVTKTWELGEGWAKHVTVEVALGTREGTSVRGGAMGHLHEGALADAAAVDKVIDAAVGAVGARLGIAVSLPSAGGGGGATVDAAALSEFTDQITGRDGVLASAARLVLGQLGLDDPVSASPTATDAELIDLVTAELGADWPRLVAPTFDGKKAVVFDDRWASAREDLVKLWLTDEGDIDADWLRLSERFEGAGHVVATQATWWQGKSLAAGKQIHASLYGRIAAGAENPDPGPYNNEIAVVTGASKGSIAAAVAARLLDGGATVIATTSKLNDERLAFYRTLYRDHARYGAALWVVPANMASYSDIDALVEWIGNEQSESLGPQSIHIKDAQTPTLLFPFAAPRVVGDLSEVGARAEMEMKVLLWAVQRLISGLSKIGAERDIASRLHVVLPGSPNRGMFGGDGAYGEAKSALDAVVSRWHAETSWAERVSLAHALIGWTRGTGLMGHNDAIVTAVEEAGVTTYSTDEMAGLLLGLCDVESKVAAASSPIKADLTGGLAEAKLDMAELAAKAREEMTSEAAGAEDDAAEGTISALPSPPRGYTPAPPPEWADLDVDPADLVVIVGGAELGPYGSSRTRFEMEVENELSAAGVLELAWTTGLIRWEDDPQPGWYDTQSGDLVDESELVERYHDTVVERCGIREFVDDGAIDPDHASPLLVSVFLDKDFTFVVSSEAEARSFAEFDPEHTVVRPVPDSGDWQVTRKAGTEVRVPRKTKLSRVVGAQIPTGFDPTVWGISPDMATSIDRVALWNIVTTVDAFLSAGFSPAEVMRYVHPSLVASTQGTGMGGMTSMQTMYHGNLLGRNKPNDILQEVLPNVVAAHVIQSYVGSYGSMIHPVAACATAAVSVEEGMDKIRLGKAELVVAGGLDDLTLEAIIGFGDMAATADTSMMRGRGIEDSKFSRPNDRRRLGFVEAQGGGTILLARGDLALRMGLPVLAVVAFAQSFGDGVHTSIPAPGLGALGAGRGGRDSALAHALGKLGVTADDIAVISKHDTSTLANDPNETELHERLADSLGRSAGAPLFVVSQKSLTGHAKGGAAVFQTMGLCQMLRDGVIPPNRSLDCVDDELAGSSHFVWVRDTLRLGEKFPLKAGMLTSLGFGHVSGLVALVHPQAFIASLEPGQRADYQRRADARLLAGQRRLASAIAGGEPMYQRPPDRRFDHDAPEKRQEATMLLNPAARLGDDQIYGAYQAPAG; this is translated from the coding sequence GTGACGATCCACGAGCACGACAGGGTGTCAGCAGACCGCGACGGCAGTGGACCGCACAACGCCCATGCTCTGGTTGATCGGCTGGCGGCCGGCGAGCCCTACGCGGTCGCATTCGGTGGCCAGGGCAGCGCCTGGTTGGAGACGCTTGAGGAGCTGGTCTCCGGTGCCGGCATCGAACCGGAACTGTCCGAGTTGGTCGGCGAGGTGCAGCTGTTGCTGGAACCGGTGGCTAAAGAGCTGGTCGTGGTGCGTCCGATCGGCTTCGAGCCGCTGCAGTGGGTGCGTGCGCTGGCGGCCGAAGACACGGTTCCCTCGGAAAAGCACCTGACCTCGGCGGCGGTCTCCATCCCGGGCGTGCTGCTGACCCAGATCGCTGCCATCCGGGCACTTGCCCGTCAGGGGATGGACCTCGCCGAAACTCCGCCGGTTGCGCTGGCGGGTCACTCGGCGGGCGTGCTGGCGGTCGAGGCACTCAAGGCAGGCGGTGCCCGCGACGTCGAGTTACTGGCCATGGGCCAGTTGATCGGCGCGGCAGGAACTCTGGTGGCGCGCCGCCGCGGTATCTCGGTGCTCGGCGATCGCCCGCCGATGGTGTCGGTCACCAACGCAGACCCCCAACGGATCAGCCAGCTACTCGACGAGTTCGCTCAGGACGTGCGCACGGTACTTCCGCCGGTGCTCTCGATCCGCAACGGTCGCCGTTCGGTCGTCATCACCGGGACCCCCGAGCAGCTGTCGCGCTTCGAGCTCTATTGCCAGCAGATCTCGGAGAAAGAAGAAGCAGACCGCAAGAACAAGGTGCGCGGGGGCGACGTCTTCGCGCCGGTCTTCGATCCGGTCAAGGTCGAGGTGGGCTTCCACACGCCCCGGTTGTCCGATGGCATCGACATCGTCGGCCGCTGGGCCGAAAAGGTCGGCCTCGACGTCGAGCTGGCCTGCCACCTGGCTAACGCCATCCTGGTCCGCAAGGTCGACTGGGTCGATGAGATCGCCAAGGTGAATGACGCCGGAGCTCGCTGGATTCTCGACCTGGGGCCCGGAGACATCCTGACCCGGCTGACGGCCCCGGTGATCCGTGGTCTGGGCATCGGCATCGTGCCCGCGGCCACCCGCGGCGGCCAGCGCAACCTGTTCACCGTCGGCGCCACCCCGGAGGTGGCCCGCGCCTGGTCGAGTTATGCGCCGACCGTCGTGCGCCTGCCCGACGGCAGGGTCAAGCTGTCGACCAAGTTCACCCGGCTGACCGGCCGGTCGCCCATCCTGTTGGCCGGCATGACTCCGACCACCGTCGACGCCAAGATCGTCGCCGCGGCGGCCAACGCCGGCCACTGGGCTGAGCTGGCCGGCGGCGGTCAGGTCACCGAGGAGATCTTCGCGGCCCGCGTCGCGGAGCTGTCCGGTCTGCTGGAGCCCGGCCGCACCTACCAGTTCAATGCGCTGTTCCTGGACCCGTACCTGTGGAAGTTGCAGTTGGGCGGCAAGCGGCTGGTGCAGAAGGCCCGCCAGTCCGGCGCCGCGATCGACGGCGTCGTGGTCAGCGCCGGCATCCCCGACCTCGAGGAAGCCGTCGAGCTGATCGAGGAGCTCAACGACATCGGCATCAGCCACGTCGTTTTCAAGCCCGGAACCATCGAGCAGATCCGCTCCGTGATCCGCATCGCCACCGAGGTGCCCACCCGGCCGGTGATCATGCACGTCGAGGGCGGCCGCGCCGGCGGCCACCACTCCTGGGAGGACCTCGACGACCTGCTGCTGGCGACCTACTCGGAGCTACGCTCGCGCGCCAACATCACCGTCTGCGTCGGCGGCGGCATCGGCACCCCGGAGCGGGCCGCCGACTACCTGTCCGGGCGCTGGGCGCAGGACTACGGCTTCCCGCTGATGCCGATCGACGGCATCCTGGTCGGCACCGCCGCAATGGCCACGCTGGAGGCCACCACGTCGCCCTCGGTCAAGCAGATGCTGGTGGAGACCGGTGGCACCGACCAGTGGATCAGTGCCGGAAAAGCTCAGGGCGGCATGGCTTCCAGCCGCAGTCAGCTCGGCGCCGACATCCACGAGATCGATAACAGCGCCTCGCGCTGCGGCCAGCTGCTCGACGAGGTGGCCGGCGACGCGGATGCGGTCGCGGAGCGTCGCGACGAGATCATCGCCGCGATGGCCAAGACCGCCAAGCCTTACTTCGGCGACGTCGCCGACATGACCTATCTGCAGTGGCTGCGGCGTTACGTTGAACTGGCTATCGGAGAGGGCGATTCGACCGCAGACACCGCGGCACCCGGCAGCCCGTGGCTGGCCGACACCTGGCGCGACCGCTTCGCGGAGATGCTCAAGCGGGCCGAAGCGCGTTTGCACGCACAGGATTTCGGTCCCATCGAAACCCAGTTCGCCGACCCGGCGCTGCTGGAGGACCCGGAACGCGCTGTCGCCACGCTGATCGCGCACTACCCGGACGCCGAAACCGTGCAGCTGCATCCGGCAGATGTGCCGTTCTTCATCTCGCTGTGCAAGACCCTGGGCAAGCCGGTGAACTTCGTGCCGGTCATCGACAAGGACGTCCGGCGCTGGTGGCGCAGTGACTCGTTGTGGCAGGCTCACGACGCCCGCTACGACGCCGACCAGGTGTGCATTATCCCCGGACCCGCCGCCGTCGCCGGCATCACCCGACTGGACGAGCCGGTCGGTGAGCTGCTGGACCGCTTCGAGCAGGCCGCCATCGACGAGGTGTTGGGTAGCGGCGCCGAGCCGCAAGATGTCACCGCACGCAGGCTCGGCCGCGCCGACATCCGCGGACCCCTGGCCGTGGTACTCGACGCGCCCGACGTGCTGTGGGCGGGCCGCACCACCATCAACCCGGTGCACCGGATCGCCGAGCCCGGCGACTGGCAGGTGCACGAAAACCGCACCGCGACACACACATCCACCGGATCGCGACTGCAGGTGACGGCCGACGGCGTCACCCTGAGCGTGCCGGTCTCGGGCACCTGGATTGACATCCAATTCACCTTGCCCGCCAACACCGTCGACGGCGGCATTCCGGTGGTGTCCACTGAAAATGCCACCGCCGCCATGCGTTCCGTGTTGGCGATCGCCGCCGGAGCCGACGGCCCGGAGTCGCTGCCCGAGGTGGTCGACGGCACCGCAACGCTGACCGTGGACTGGGACCCCGAGCGGGTCGCCGACCACACCGGTGTCACCGCCACTTTCGGTGAGCCGCTGGCGCCGAGCCTGACCACCGTGCCCGACGCGCTCGTCGGACATTGCTGGCCCGCGGTTTTCGCGGCCATCGGGGCGGCGGTGACCGACACCGGCGTGCCCGTGGTGGAGGGCCTGCTGAGCCTGGTGCACCTGGACCACGCCGTGCGGCTCGCCGGTCAGCTGCCGAAGGAACCGGCCCAATTGACCATCGCCGCAACCGCATCGGACGCCACGGACACCGACATGGGCCGCGTCGTACCGGTCACCGTCACGGTTACCGCGAGCGACGGTGGCGCTGTCGCGACCCTCGAGGAGCGGTTCGCGATCTTGGGCCGCACGGGCACGGCCGAGCTCACCGACCCGGCCCGGGCCGGCGGCGCGGTCTCCGAGAATGCCACCGACACCCCACGTCGGCGGCGCCGCGACGTCACACTCGGTGCCCCGGTCGACATGCGTCCGTTCGCCGAGGTGTCCGGGGACCACAACCCCATCCACACCGACAAGGCGGCCGCGCTGCTGGCCGGTCTGGAATCGCCGATCGTGCATGGCATGTGGCTGTCCGCCGCGGCACAGCACGCCGTGACCGCTACCGACGGGCAGGCCCGGCCGCCGGCCCGGCTGATCGGCTGGACCGCCAGGTTCCTCGGCATGGTGCGCCCCGGCGACGAGGTGGAATTCCGGGTAGACAGGGTTGGAATCGACCAGGGCGCAGAGGTTCTGGAGGTTGCCGCCCGCATCGGATCGGATCTGGTGATGTCGGCGACCGCCCGGTTGGCCTCGCCGAAGACGGTCTACGCGTTCCCCGGGCAGGGGATTCAGCACAAGGGTATGGGCATGGACGTCCGGGCCCGTTCCAAGGCGGCCCGCAAAGTGTGGGACGAGGCCGACCGCTTCACCCGCGACACCCTCGGCTTCTCCGTGCTGCACGTGGTCCGGGACAACCCGACCAGCATCATCGCCAGCGGTGTGCACTACCACCACCCGGACGGTGTCCTGTTCTTGACGCAGTTCACTCAGGTTGCGATGGCGACGGTCGCGGCCGCACAGGTCGCCGAGATGCGCGAGCAGGGCGCCTTCGTGGAAACCGCGATCACCTGCGGGCACTCGGTCGGCGAGTACACCGCGCTGGCCTGCGTCAGCGGCGTGTTCGAACTGGATGCGTTGCTGGAAGCCGTGTTCCACCGCGGCTCCAAGATGCACGACATCGTGCCGCGCGACGAGCTGGGACGTTCCAACTACCGCTTGGCGGCCATCCGGCCCTCCCAGATCGACCTGCCCGATGACGAGGTGACCGACTTCGTCGCCGGAATCGCCGAGCGCACCGGGGAATTCCTGGAAATCGTCAACTTCAACCTGCGTGGCTCGCAGTACGCGATCGCCGGCACCGTGCGCGGTCTGGAGGCGCTGGAGGCCGAGGTCGAACGGCGCCGCGAAATCACTGGCGGCAAGCGCTCATTCATCCTGGTGCCGGGTATCGACGTGCCGTTCCACTCGCGGGTGCTGCGGGTCGGGGTGGCCGAGTTCCGGCGTTCGCTGGAGCGTCTGATGCCGCGGGACAAGGACCCCGACGTGATCATCGGGCGTTACATCCCCAACCTGGTGCCGCGGCCGTTCACCCTGGACCGCGACTTCATTCAGGAGATCCGGGACCTGGTGCCCGCCGAGCCGCTCGACGAGATCCTCGCTGACTACGACACCTGGCGTAACGAGCGCCCGCGCGACCTGGCCCGCAAGGTCCTGATCGAGCTGCTGGCCTGGCAGTTCGCCAGCCCGGTGCGCTGGATCGAGACGCAGGACCTGCTTTTCATCGAAGAGGCCGCCGGCGGCCTGGGCGTGGAGCGGTTCGTGGAGATCGGTGTGAAGACGGCGCCGACCGTCGCGGGTCTGGCAACGAACACCCTCAAGCTGCCCGAATATGCCCACAGCACAATCGAAGTGCTCAACGCCGAGCGCGACGCCGCGGTGCTGTTCGCCACCGACACCGACCCCGAGCCGGAAGACGAGGTGGTGGAAGAGGCTTCCGCCGACGTTCCTGCGTCCGAGGCCGCGCCGGCCGCCCCGGCGGAGGCGCCAGCCGCGCCGTCGGGCGGCCCCCGCCCCGACGACATCGGGTTCGACGCCGCCGACGCCACCCTGGCGTTGATCGCCATCTCCGCCAAGATGCGCCTGGACCAGATCGAGCCGCTGGACTCCATCGAGTCCATCACCGACGGCGCGTCGTCGCGGCGTAACCAGCTGCTGGTGGACCTCGGCTCCGAGCTGAACCTGGGTGCCATCGACGGTGCCGCGGAGGCCGATCTGGCCGGTCTGCGGGCGCAGGTCACCAAGCTGGCCCGCACGTACAAGCCTTTTGGCCCAGTGCTTTCCGATGCGATCAACGACCAGCTGCGTACGGTGCTCGGGCCCTCGGGCAAGCGGCCGGCGGCGATCGCCGAACGCGTGACGAAAACCTGGGAGCTGGGCGAGGGGTGGGCCAAGCACGTCACCGTCGAGGTGGCGCTGGGCACCCGGGAAGGCACCAGCGTTCGCGGCGGTGCCATGGGTCACCTACATGAAGGCGCCCTGGCTGACGCCGCGGCCGTCGACAAAGTCATCGACGCCGCGGTGGGTGCGGTCGGCGCGCGGCTCGGTATCGCCGTGTCACTCCCGTCCGCGGGTGGAGGCGGCGGCGCGACCGTCGATGCGGCCGCGCTGAGCGAGTTCACCGACCAGATCACCGGCCGCGACGGCGTGCTGGCTTCGGCGGCCCGGCTGGTGCTGGGTCAGCTGGGTCTCGACGACCCGGTGTCCGCGTCGCCGACCGCCACCGATGCGGAGCTCATCGACCTGGTGACGGCCGAATTGGGCGCGGACTGGCCACGTTTGGTGGCGCCGACGTTCGACGGCAAGAAGGCCGTGGTCTTCGACGACCGCTGGGCCAGTGCCCGCGAAGACCTGGTCAAGCTGTGGCTCACCGACGAGGGCGACATCGACGCCGACTGGTTGCGGCTGTCCGAACGCTTCGAGGGCGCCGGGCACGTGGTCGCCACCCAGGCCACCTGGTGGCAGGGCAAGTCGCTGGCTGCGGGCAAACAGATCCACGCCTCGCTGTACGGCCGCATCGCCGCCGGTGCCGAGAACCCGGACCCCGGACCGTACAACAACGAAATCGCAGTTGTGACAGGCGCTTCCAAGGGCTCCATCGCCGCTGCGGTGGCGGCACGGCTGCTCGACGGCGGCGCCACCGTGATCGCGACGACCTCCAAGCTCAACGACGAGCGACTGGCGTTCTACCGCACGCTCTACCGCGACCACGCCCGCTACGGTGCGGCGCTGTGGGTGGTGCCGGCCAACATGGCGTCCTACTCCGACATCGATGCGCTCGTCGAGTGGATCGGCAACGAGCAGAGCGAAAGCCTTGGGCCGCAGTCGATTCACATCAAGGACGCGCAGACTCCGACGCTGCTGTTCCCGTTCGCGGCACCGCGTGTCGTCGGGGATCTGTCCGAGGTCGGTGCGCGCGCCGAGATGGAGATGAAGGTGTTGCTGTGGGCCGTGCAACGGCTCATCAGCGGGCTGTCGAAGATCGGCGCCGAGCGAGACATCGCCTCGCGGTTGCACGTGGTGCTGCCGGGCTCGCCCAACCGTGGAATGTTCGGTGGGGACGGCGCCTACGGCGAGGCCAAGTCGGCGCTGGACGCCGTGGTGAGCCGCTGGCACGCCGAGACGTCCTGGGCGGAACGGGTCAGTCTTGCGCACGCGCTGATCGGCTGGACCCGCGGCACCGGACTGATGGGCCACAATGACGCCATCGTCACCGCCGTCGAAGAGGCCGGCGTCACCACCTACTCGACCGATGAGATGGCGGGGTTGCTGCTGGGCCTGTGCGACGTGGAATCCAAAGTCGCCGCCGCCAGTTCGCCGATCAAGGCGGACCTGACCGGCGGCCTGGCCGAGGCGAAACTGGACATGGCCGAACTGGCGGCCAAGGCGCGCGAGGAGATGACCTCGGAGGCCGCGGGCGCGGAGGATGACGCGGCCGAGGGCACCATCTCAGCGCTGCCGTCACCGCCGCGCGGCTACACCCCGGCACCGCCCCCGGAGTGGGCGGATCTCGACGTCGACCCCGCCGACCTGGTGGTGATCGTCGGCGGCGCCGAACTCGGGCCGTACGGTTCGTCGCGCACCCGCTTCGAGATGGAGGTCGAGAATGAGCTGTCGGCCGCCGGCGTCCTCGAACTGGCCTGGACCACTGGCCTGATCCGTTGGGAAGACGACCCCCAACCGGGTTGGTACGACACCCAATCCGGCGATCTGGTCGACGAGTCCGAACTGGTCGAGCGGTATCACGACACCGTCGTGGAACGTTGCGGCATCCGCGAATTCGTCGACGACGGCGCAATCGACCCCGATCACGCCTCGCCGCTGCTGGTTTCGGTGTTCCTCGACAAGGACTTCACCTTCGTGGTGTCCTCGGAAGCCGAGGCCCGATCCTTCGCCGAGTTCGACCCCGAGCACACCGTGGTGCGCCCGGTGCCCGACTCGGGTGACTGGCAGGTCACCCGCAAGGCCGGCACCGAGGTGCGGGTGCCACGCAAGACCAAGCTGTCGCGAGTGGTGGGCGCGCAGATCCCGACCGGGTTCGACCCGACGGTGTGGGGTATCAGCCCGGACATGGCCACCTCGATCGACCGGGTGGCGCTGTGGAACATCGTGACCACCGTCGACGCCTTCCTGTCCGCCGGGTTCAGCCCGGCCGAGGTGATGCGCTACGTGCATCCGAGCCTGGTGGCCAGCACCCAGGGCACCGGTATGGGTGGCATGACGTCGATGCAGACCATGTACCACGGGAACCTGCTCGGCCGGAACAAGCCGAACGACATCCTGCAGGAAGTGCTGCCGAATGTTGTTGCCGCGCATGTGATTCAGTCTTACGTCGGCAGCTACGGGTCGATGATCCACCCGGTCGCCGCCTGTGCCACGGCGGCGGTCTCGGTCGAGGAGGGCATGGACAAGATCCGGCTCGGCAAGGCCGAGTTGGTGGTGGCCGGTGGCCTGGACGACCTGACGCTGGAGGCCATCATCGGCTTCGGCGACATGGCCGCCACCGCCGACACGTCGATGATGCGGGGGCGCGGCATCGAGGACTCGAAGTTCTCCCGGCCGAACGACCGGCGCCGGCTCGGCTTCGTCGAAGCCCAGGGCGGCGGCACCATCCTGCTGGCACGCGGCGACCTCGCCCTGCGCATGGGACTGCCGGTACTGGCCGTCGTGGCCTTCGCGCAGTCCTTCGGCGACGGAGTGCACACCTCGATCCCGGCACCGGGCCTCGGCGCCCTGGGCGCTGGCCGCGGTGGCAGGGACTCGGCACTGGCGCACGCGCTGGGCAAGCTGGGTGTGACCGCAGACGACATCGCGGTGATCTCCAAGCACGACACGTCGACGCTGGCCAACGACCCCAACGAGACGGAACTGCACGAGCGGCTCGCGGACTCCCTGGGGCGTTCAGCCGGTGCACCGCTGTTCGTGGTGTCGCAGAAGAGCCTGACCGGTCACGCCAAGGGCGGTGCCGCCGTCTTCCAGACGATGGGGCTGTGCCAGATGCTGCGGGACGGAGTGATCCCGCCCAACCGCAGCCTGGACTGCGTCGACGACGAGCTGGCCGGTTCGTCGCACTTCGTCTGGGTTCGGGACACACTGCGGCTCGGCGAGAAGTTCCCGCTCAAGGCGGGAATGCTGACCAGTCTCGGGTTCGGCCACGTGTCGGGTCTGGTTGCGCTGGTACACCCGCAGGCGTTCATCGCCTCGCTGGAGCCTGGGCAGCGCGCGGACTATCAGCGTCGGGCCGACGCACGGCTGCTGGCCGGTCAGCGCCGGCTGGCCTCGGCGATCGCCGGCGGCGAGCCGATGTACCAGCGGCCGCCGGACCGTAGGTTCGACCACGACGCGCCGGAGAAGCGGCAGGAGGCGACGATGCTGCTGAACCCGGCCGCGCGGTTGGGTGACGACCAGATCTATGGGGCCTACCAGGCCCCTGCCGGGTGA